The following proteins are co-located in the Myxocyprinus asiaticus isolate MX2 ecotype Aquarium Trade chromosome 18, UBuf_Myxa_2, whole genome shotgun sequence genome:
- the pak1 gene encoding serine/threonine-protein kinase PAK 1 — MSDNGEVEDKPPAPPMRNTSTMIGSSSKDTGPLNHGSKPLPPNPEDKRRKEGFIRSILTGGGDKTNKKKERPEISLPSDFEHTIHVGFDAVTGEFTGMPEQWARLLQTSNITKLEQKKNPQAVLDVLKFYDSKETSNSQKYMSFTDKGADNYSSSNAVNSKTVCETPAVATVSEDDDEDEATPPPIIAPRPEHTKSIYTRSVIEPLPLPLSTKDATTSPITNTATDGGSPTQTPSTTSNATTATPSTPHSTDKTRKKKMTDEEILEKLRSIVSVGDPKKKYTRFEKIGQGASGTVYTAIDIATGQEVAIKQMNLQQQPKKELIINEILVMRENKNPNIVNYLDSYLVGDELWVVMEYLAGGSLTDVVTETCMDEAQIAAVCRECLQALEFLHSSQVIHRDIKSDNILLGMDGSVKLTDFGFCAQITPEQSKRSTMVGTPYWMAPEVVTRKAYGPKVDIWSLGIMAIEMIEGEPPYLNENPLRALYLIATNGTPELQNPEKLSSVFRDFLNQCLEMDVEKRGSAKVLLQHQFLKVAKPLSSLTPLIVAAKEAAKNNR; from the exons ATGTCAGACAATGGAGAAGTAGAAGACAAGCCACCAGCTCCACCCATGAGAAACACTAGCACCATGATTGGCTCGTCAAGTAAAGACACAGGCCCCCTCAACCATGGCTCCAAACCACTGCCTCCCAACCCGGAGGACAAGAGGCGGAAAGAGGGATTCATTCGATCGATACTCACTGGAGGAGGTGACAAGA CCAATAAAAAGAAGGAGCGGCCGGAGATTTCTCTACCCTCGGACTTTGAGCATACCATCCATGTTGGCTTTGACGCAGTCACTGGAGAGTTCACT GGAATGCCTGAGCAGTGGGCACGGTTACTACAGACATCAAACATCACCAAACTGGAGCAGAAGAAGAATCCACAGGCGGTTCTTGACGTGCTTAAATTCTATGACTCTAAAGAAACGTCCAACAGCCAGAAATACATGAGCTTTACAG ATAAAGGTGCAGATAACTACAGCTCTTCCAATGCAGTG AACTCCAAGACCGTTTGCGAGACTCCTGCCGTGGCAACCGTCTCCGAGGATGACGATGAGGATGAAGCCACGCCCCCACCTATAATCGCTCCCCGCCCCGAGCACACCAAATCC ATCTACACGCGCTCTGTAATCGAACCCCTTCCTCTGCCGCTCTCTACCAAAGATGCCACCACATCACCTATCACCAACACGGCCACTGACGGCGGCAGCCCAACGCAGACACCCTCAACCACTTCCAACGCCACCACTGCCACTCCCTCCACTCCACACAGCACCGACAAGACACGCAAGAAGAAGATGACCGATGAGGAGATACTCGAGAAACTGC GAAGTATAGTCAGCGTGGGTGACCCCAAGAAGAAATACACACGTTTTGAGAAGATTGGTCAAGG AGCATCTGGAACAGTCTACACAGCCATAGACATCGCCACGGGACAAGAg GTGGCCATCAAACAAATGAATCTTCAGCAGCAGCCCAAGAAAGAGTTGATCATTAATGAGATCTTAGTCATGAGGGAAAACAAAAACCCCAACATCGTCAATTACCTGGACAG TTACCTAGTAGGGGACGAGCTCTGGGTGGTTATGGAGTATCTCGCGGGTGGCTCCCTAACAGACGTGGTCACGGAAACGTGTATGGATGAAGCGCAGATAGCTGCAGTCTGTCGAGAA TGTCTACAAGCCTTGGAGTTTCTGCACTCAAGTCAGGTTATTCACAGAGACATCAAGAGTGATAATATTCTCTTGGGCATGGACGGTTCTGTCAAACTGA cTGATTTCGGCTTCTGCGCTCAGATCACTCCTGAACAGAGCAAGCGGAGCACCATGGTGGGGACGCCCTACTGGATGGCGCCGGAGGTTGTGACCCGCAAAGCATATGGGCCCAAAGTGGACATCTGGTCCCTGGGCATCATGGCTATTGAGATGATAGAGGGCGAGCCACCGTACCTCAATGAAAACCCTCTGAGG GCTCTGTATCTCATTGCCACCAATGGAACGCCAGAGCTGCAGAATCCTGAGAAACTTTCCTCTGTGTTCCGAGACTTCTTAAATCAGTGTCTTGAGATGGACGTGGAGAAGAGAGGCTCAGCCAAAGTGCttttacag CACCAGTTTCTGAAAGTGGCGAAGCCTTTGTCCAGTCTCACGCCATTGATCGTAGCGGCTAAAGAGGCGGCAAAGAACAACCGCTAG